In the Choloepus didactylus isolate mChoDid1 chromosome 3, mChoDid1.pri, whole genome shotgun sequence genome, tccccactgctgggacgaacaatgaagcgacgatgccgccgaggttccacagccagcctttgacacttcttggtttcctgttaagggagggattaaaaggcccagaaaacggaaagttttccgttgatacaacctgggtaatagggcctacccaatcagtggtattgaccgggacccaaacatagctgggacggtaggttaggatggcgtagggagggaatccgttccagcattcagacagggtacaggggacgctggaacagttgaaggtaggctctgtagagagtagaaaggcgaagggagggagcacacaaacctgcctgtgcaaagggaaggaacaattcttatcagcatatgttccctctgcacccgaaaaagaacaattgggaGAGTTACCCGTCGCGCCGGTTGACGTGTTGGTAAGGGTACcattcaatagcatgaaatagcgCAGGTCCAGACATGCCCCCAGGGGGTTGCAGGCCAAATGCTGAGCGAAGGTTTGGATACGGGAGGCTTTGGGGTCGATTAATGGTTCTCGACATTGGTTTACGGTACCCCACGCCGATGCCTCAGTATATTTTCGgatcttgcttattgctgtgaaattacgtatgtgagggcgcacggaccagagccaccagtcctcacttAAGAGGAACGGGTGCCTCACGGGCATACAGCTGTGCCAAGAGAAGTCCCCCAGAGTGGTTTTCCTGTGCAGATCATGCGCGCAAGGGGAGAAAGGAGGCTGCGGGGCATCAGGAtctcgagagcagttaaggactgttggtctaaacccagaaagcttgaggcatcttttcgtctcatttttgttaagcaacccctcacagtcctgttgatagccagccgaggtattaagaaattctagcaagactccaaaagtcacctgagtgcaatgggtatcacaggcagtacttgtgctgtttgcgcaggaacaattagctatagagcgattagcaaatgaaaggatcagcgtgtcatcggttagaggaaaggtctcgttgaaggttatggaggaaacattggtaggcaaaggtagatgatggaggctaagagttaaattaggagtgaagaactgaggagaggcgggggaccccgcagaaaagggagctagcgtcgggggatggtgccagaggccccagaggaactgatcttctccctgaaccactgcaacactgctgagaaagagaaaacaaatcaggagggtatttataggggaataggggttgggatcaccggtcctccccctggacgacggggaggcggtcaggatcattctcatcatcttgctggtcCTCTTGCTGGtcgtcaccagcgttgaaggttgggtctcttgtgtcatGTTGGGGGTTCCCcaattggtcaggctgcagcttctcagcgctctcgggcgttgatacggctctcaccaatctctccggaacccacaccggttgacgtcctggttcctgtgggaagacacaaacagagcctctggcccagctgagcacggggtcagggccttgccactgtcctgacaggacatccttccatcggactagacctctatgtggaggactcggggtggtgtgctgaagggcaggtgtcatgccctgtgaattttcatttaagaaattatacgtgaataaggctacagacagttgagcctttggggataggccgtgacctatcccctctttctgttttttgagcaagtctttcagagacctgtgtgctctttcaatgataccttgtccttgagggttgtaagggattccatgcttcaattgtactcccatattatcacaaaatttttggaaagttttactggtataagcaggtccgttatctgtctttaacatttttggcttgccccacactgcccaagcggcaaggcagtgtgcaatgacttggtggactttttctcctgtctcagcagaggcaaataatatttgagaacatgtgtctactgacacatgcaggtatttgatttttccgtactctgaatgatgagtgacatccatttgccaaatgtctcctgggacgagacctctagggttaactcccacagatgggatatgctgctgagtaacacaatttccacaagctcggactatgtctctagcggccgctcgcggtatactaaaccgcttagccagggtacctgcattgatatgaaatttggcgtggaactctcgggcttgctgatatggtgtcagcacggggaagacgtgtggctgtcgagtggccacatctactatgtgatttccttgggccacgggaccaggtaggcctgaatgggccctaatgtgagttgtgtaaaagggatgttgcctagtatgaatcgtcttttgcagctcgagaaagaatgtgcttacagtggaggagcattttataatgcccacagtttctaggatttgtagagaatttacgacataaagggaatcagagacaatattcagggggccaggaaactctctcaggactttaatagtaacctgcaattcaacccactgcggtttttgtggttgaaaaaacactgttttgggagtgtccccttccacacaatacgcccctgtaccggagctggagccatccgtgtacacggtgagggcgttcgctagtggcctagacgaagtcactttgggaaagattaccggatgttgggtgacaaactgtaagagggggtctttgggatattggttattaatacatcccgaaaaggtgcatcggagaacagcccattgatctatgcatccggtaagcacctcaatttgtgggagagagtagggtactctaaggttttttggtggttggccaaggtgttggatggccttcttgatggcctccagggccagatctgcaactgcggtagggtaatgctctaagatcttttttggagaaactccggggtggatccagagcaatggcccctgttgccacagcaccgccgtgggctgtgacaccgtcggcagcaggcaagcttcgaaaggcttatcagggtttattctttttaacgtggcactactgagtgcctgttctacttggcatagtgcttgtctcgcttcaggggtgaaggaccggggcgaagctaagtccggatcccctttaagcaagtcaaacaagggtcttaattcggcattgggtaacttcagatatgggcgaacccaatttatatctcccatgagtttttgtaagtcattgagggtgttcagtttatctaacctgagagacaccttttggggggagacttgagtagacgtaagttttgctcccaggaaggtgacaatctcggtcatctggatcttctctggggctatttcaagattgacctctctaagtgcaagaaccaaatgtgatagtgcagcgttaaggagatctgggctttcatgagtcagcaagatatcatccatgtaatgaaggatccttactttggggaattgctgccgggtatcggccaactgtgcagcgacatacaactgacacatggtagggctgttggtcatgccctggggcaggactgtccactcaaagcggtgacagggcccctcttggtttagagagggcacagtaaaagcaaatttttgggtatcctctgtgtgaagtgggatagaaaagaaacagtctttgatatctaagatgataacaggccaacgctctggcagggccgaaaggaggggcaaccccatctgaacgggccctaaaggctccatgcaattattgatggctcttaaatcgtgcagcaacctccacttgcctgattttttctttataacaaaaataggggtgttccaaggtgatgtggagggaatgaggtggccctctcttagctgatctgacaccagagtgtgtaatgcggagagcttttcccgtgataagggccactgaggcacccaaaccggagatttggtcttccattttagctttatgggtgtgggtgggaacattccctcagtggcccccaggaaaaacccaggccttgcttgacaatgttggaggtagcttgtatgggctctacacgtccctgtaacgaggctcctaagcctttgccagggacatatcccattccttttaacaatcgcttagaggttggggagcaaccactggtcaaggtaacgtccatctgggtaagaatgtctcttccccacagggaaacaggcagggctaatacatatggctgaaaactaccttggtgtccttcttcgtctgcccaatgaagggcagcggcactcagcatgggtgccgaaacctggcctattcctctgatgatatcttccgccttgcacgtcggccaggtagagggccagtcctgttgtcttataattgaccgatcggccccggtatctagcaggcctaggaaagatctgccttgtaccttgatagtcagcatgggtcgagactccagagacatatggaagccctcaaaaacttctcctgaagacccaaatcccttatctcctctctgtctgggtctactctgaaagagtgtatgcaagctgggtaggaacaagagctgtgccagcttgtcaccttttgcaatgaccagcgtaccttgctgagattgtaccataatctggacgtaacctgtgaaatctgaatccacaacacctggtatgacacttagtcctttcagggctgtggatgctctccctattatgagcccaacagtctttgctggcaagggccctttaaaggaggtccctaccaactggacacccatggagggggtcagtacgagtctggaggtggcacagaggtccagtcccgctgacccaggggatgcgcgaatttgggcgggcttcgtgtcgccggatggcatgcaggggggcccaccgaaagggtggaccccccctgcccgttttttgggtcctgttcaggacggccagaaaggcgcacaccttgcgcatcgaaggctgacctacagtcttctgcgcgatgaggtcccttgtggcaacggccacatagtctggttgctgcatatggtctaccaaactgtggagtggcaggtggttgacctttattgggacagttcctcttaatatgtcccagctggccacaatgataacatcctctgggcttcatttctagttctttagatttctttgcagacacttgcaaggagttggctagcatggcagctagacctgcattagttaacgggctgccagcatctctgcaaagccgaacccagtccgtcagctgttttcctctgttttgtgctaaaataactttacattctttattacactgttcaaatatcatttgtttaactacagtctctgccacccctggatctgagaaaattctctcggctgcagtttgcattttggctacaaagtccacaaaaggttctgtggggccctgatgaatattactgagcgaggcttgagcctctccctcacctgtcagctttttccaagctcccacgaaacaacggaagatttgggcatagacctcttgagggaaccgcgtttgattttgggcatgggctcccctccccaacagcatgtctgtattccacgcgCCATGTCTTCCCACTGCGTTCctagccgcttgttcctcagctaactcttcaaaccacgctttccaatctataaatcggcctggtggcaaacaagcacgggctaactgaacgatatctgcgggcgtatgatttagggcggagaggttttcaaccatgttcagggtataaggggcattggggccgtactgatggacagCCTGCCTTAGCTctttcaaaagtttgtaatcatatgcttcatattggttgttgccttggtggttaataataaccgggtacatttctggggatggttctggcttaagtggttggtacccacctagtataccgaaaggcctaaaggtgaaagaggggacccatttccagaaatgcctccctCCACATTCTGATGGTATGGGGTCTAGGGGGCCTGAGTATTCAGGTGGGGGATACGGCTGTGgatgcccctcccccggcccgcctgcaaggggctccgggtcccgcaaaggcggaccatcgtgattatcggattcgggcactagtgggagctctcggcaagggcCTTTGGCGGAGCCGCTCAACCAGCCCACCGGAAGCCGCGGCGTTTTTTGTGACGCGGCGACAGGagccggcggggcggaaggccgcgtgggtggggcgggaggctcctcccaagcaattaatggaggcgcttccgctccctcaccgtcaTCACTACccgattctgaggcagaggtgtccgagctaccaccactcaactctggctgcttgcctttatgtGAGCCGgccgcagatgacaccgactgggtttcttggagagcgtgccgtacctcttgcaaggcggaggacggacttaggcctgtagtcgactccagttcaaggaccgcgcggacggtctcccatatagggactagaattggatccagacaaacgcccgtctgacgcgcccagtctatatcgtgaccaagcttcagccaagagggcagactaaggctgccggtggagggaaaccaaggggcaaaagtttcaacatcatcgagaaacctctgtagggagcttttcttaactgagatacccctctgcttcaggagggtttttaaaggagccaataaaggcgaacttccagactgccccatgcttgcagtcggcgctgtactttaaccactcggagagctcttccgagtccccgggaccgcctgagaacccacgggccctgactctcacgtaaaagaaacactcaccttctcgcgctgatcaggcgcaGGAAGTCCGCTGCAGTGAAAAAGGAGCGAGGCGAAAGGTATGTGCCCCGTACGGTTAGCTCAGTTGGTTAGAGCTTGGTGCTGATAACGCCAAGGTCGCGGGTTCgatccccgtacgggccaccacttgtccggcgccttctcgctcggtcccgcgcgtcctgtcctcggccggcaaggagaacagagggaaagagggagagacgcagacaaactgacacttgaggtacgcaatggcagtgaatgcaagccttttactggagccaggaagaaaattttctctgttacatattccacacgaggccctataccccgtgggagaacaacctctatgcggccgtcaggcacggctccctgtgggctgtctccccgaggctagcccgggtaatttcttatatacaatagttacaaccaatgtgctggcagtacgcaagcgtgtacaataggctagcagcaaccgctgcctcatgcgtcatatgcggaagcaggatacgggcgccatcttggctcaaacgatgggcgggggctactctggagcaggtcgcggcgtgtccactaggccttaacccggaaagcggctccccacaacCAACCGACTACTTCAGCGGAAACAAATGGTCATCGATGTTCTTCACCCTGGAAAGGCAACAGTACCTAAGACAGAAATTCGGGAAAAACTAGCCAAAATGTACAAGACTACACCAGATGTCATCTTTGTATTTGGATTCAGAACCCATTTTGGTGGTGGCAAGACAACTGGCTTTGGCATGATTTATGACTCCTTGgattatgcaaagaaaaatgaacccaaaCACAGACTTGCAAGACATGGTCTGTATGAGAAGAAAAAGACCTCCAGAAAACAGCGAAAGGAACGcaagaacagaatgaagaaagtcaGGGGGCCTGCAAAGGCCAATGTTGGTGCTGGCAAAAAGAAGGAGTAAAGACTCTTCAATGACTTGATCCGTGATTGTGCAGATTTTACCAGAGgattaataaaactaaaaactttgATATGTTTGGttgtttgaaatatatttgaagtTTACTGGAAGTGTTACAAAATCAGTTCTGCTGTTATGACAGATTTAGATTGGTGCTCAGGGTTCACATTGTCCCATTAAACATTCCGTCATGAAAACTCAATCTAATGATGGGAGTGTTTGTCATTCCTTTAACTGCATGAAGATCTGAGGTGCAGAACATTGGCAACATGGGATCATCTAGGCCAGGCTTGTGTGCATACCAGTGTGCACTTAGTTGGTCTCTGAAAGAGATCTGAATCATTTTTGGTCTTCTGGACTCCCAACTTATTGTTACTTAAATTGTCTGCTGATCACAGTGGGAATTAAAATTTCTAGAACACATTTCCATCATTTATCCTGAAGTAAACAGGATgtcaaaattgaaaaaacaaacaaacaaacaaacaaaaaagacatatagaccaacagaatCAAATCTAGGGTTCATAAATAAAacctcacatctatagccaattgatttttgacaaggctgccaaggctacttaatgtgaaaaaataaactcttcaacaagtggtactgagaactggatattcatatacaaaagaatgaaggtgggcccctgcctcacagcatatacaaaaattaactcaaaatggatcaaagagctaaatataaaaaccaaaactatTAAAATCCTAGAAATAAACATCCTTAGGACCTTGTTTCAGGCAacgatttcttagactttacaacaaaagcatgagcaacaagagaaaaaatagatacatggacttcatcaaaatttaaaacttttgtgcattgaaaCACTCCATCATGAAAAGtataaagacaacctacagaatggagaacatatttggaaactgcatatctgatgagggtttcatccagaatatataaagaagtacactcaaacaatccaattaaaacatggtcgaaagacctgaatagacatttctccaaagtagatATACAATGGCtgataagcaaatgaaaacatgctcaacatcattagtcactaaaGAAATACAAGtcaacaccacaatgagatataattcacacccagtagaatggctactattttaaaaaaatgaaattaacttttggagaagatatggagacaTACAAACtccttcattgttggtgggaatgtaaaatggtgcagcctttaTGGAAAGCTTAGAAggataagtatagaattaccatatgtcccagcaaccccacttctagctatatatccaaaagaattgaaagcaggaacattagttatttacacactgatgttcatggcagcattattcatgactgtCAAAAGTAACCCAAGTATCTGTgaacagatgaatgtataaacaaaatgtggtatatacatatggtggaatactattcagccataagaaaggaatggagttctgatacatgctacaacatggatgaaccttgaagacatcatgtttagtgaaataagcgtgacacaaaaggacaaatattgtatgatctcactgatatgacataattagaataagtaaattcatagggtcagaaactagaatatagtttaccagtaTCTGGAGTTTGTGTAGAGAATGGAGAATTAATGCTCAGTTGGTACAAGGTTTCTAattggagtgatggaaaattttggtaatgtatggtaGTGATGCTAGCACAGAATTGTGAATGtcgttaacagcactgaattatatatttgaatgtggttaaaggggaaattataGGTAGTTTGTACGTCTCTAgaacaaaaaataagaacaacaacaaatatGACTGCAACAGAGAGAACCCTAATGTAACCTATGGACTCAagtaaatagtataattatagtaacattgtttcattaattgttacAAAGCTACCACACAAATGCAACTTGTTAATGTGGAAAGctgagcgtgtgtgtgtgcgtgtgtgtggagTGCAGGTTtatggaaactgtattttttgcaacatttttctgtaaacctacaatttttctaattaaaaagtttaagaaaatatataagtAAACTACATATAGACGAGGAGGATAAAGAGATTGGGGCCTAGAGTTT is a window encoding:
- the LOC119530432 gene encoding 40S ribosomal protein S24-like — its product is MVIDVLHPGKATVPKTEIREKLAKMYKTTPDVIFVFGFRTHFGGGKTTGFGMIYDSLDYAKKNEPKHRLARHGLYEKKKTSRKQRKERKNRMKKVRGPAKANVGAGKKKE